The Arachis hypogaea cultivar Tifrunner chromosome 16, arahy.Tifrunner.gnm2.J5K5, whole genome shotgun sequence genome contains a region encoding:
- the LOC140180277 gene encoding uncharacterized protein: MSRKFCWEIRRYNGSHTCTRATISQDHSKLDSNTIAEAIKPLVKADPSIREKSVIAEVQSKFNYTISYRKAWLAKQKAVESIFGGWEASYEALPIWFEAMCHKEPSADGNNNIVSIAFAIVEGETYEAWHFFLSNLRQHVVTRDGVGLISDRQDSIRSVIAHCHGAWSPPRAFHMFCIRHIESNFLRKFKAPYLQKLIVNIGYSQTVREYEMHYQRLRERGEAYTNWLDRIPREQYALAFDGGYRWGHMTTNLVECINSVLKGARNLPVTALVKATFYKLNELFTRKRAETEARINAGHVFSELVTSKLHANQRAAGNIQWTSVNNGVTVVSSKLTGFRVDMCLLVVQTNVLIGNCNPFLRRVSKGRPRMTRFLNEMDTRMLRGPRRCKQCGAEGHSRSRCRQRGGPSNPQ, from the exons ATGTCCAGAAAGTTCTGTTGGGagataaggaggtacaatggTAGTCACACCTGTACTAGGGCCACCATTTCTCAAgatcattcgaagctggattccaacacaattgcagaagcaataaagccattGGTAAAAGCTGACCCGTCTATTAGGGAAAAATCAGTGATTGCGGAAGTACAGTCAAAGTTTAACTACACCATTAGTTATCGCAAAGCATGGTTGGCAAAACAGAAGGCAGTGGAGTCAATTTTCGGAGGGTGGGAAGCTTCGTACGAAGCCTTGccgatatggtttgaggccatgtgtcacaagGAGCCATCCGCA GACGGCAACAACAACATCGTGTCGATTGCATTTGCGATAGTTGAGGGAGAGACATATGAGGCTTGGCACTTTTTTCTGAGTAACTTGCGACAGCATGTTGTGACACGTGACGGTGTGGGTCTTATCTCTGATCGACAAGATTCCATTAGGTCTGTTATTGCTCATTGTCACGGAGCTTGGTCTCCTCCCAGAGCATTCCACATGTTTTGCATTAGACACATAGAGTCCAACTTTCTGAGGAAATTCAAGGCTCCGTATCTGCAGAAGCTTATCGTCAACATCG GTTACTCGCAAACAGTTCGCGAGTACGAGATGCATTATCAGCGTTTACGTGAGCGGGGTGAGGCTTATACCAACTGGTTGGATCGAATTCCGCGTGAGCAATACGCTTTAGCATTTGATGGGGGATATCGATGGGGTCATATGACAACCAATCTAGTAGAATGCATCAACTCGGTACTGAAAGGGGCTCGCAATCTTCCAGTCACTGCACTTGTTAAGGCAACATTTTACAAGCTTAATGAATTGTTCACCCGAAAAAGGGCCGAGACTGAGGCTCGAATTAATGCAGGACATGTGTTCTCTGAGCTTGTAACCTCCAAACTACATGCAAATCAGCGGGCAGCAGGAAACATCCAA TGGACCTCCGTCAACAACGGTGTGACTGTggtgagttctaagttgaccgGCTTCCGTGTCGACATGTGTTTGCTTGTTGTGCAAACCAACGTCTTGATTGGCAATT GTAATCCATTCCTTAGACGGGTATCCAAAGGTCGGCCAAGGATGACCCgtttcttgaatgagatggacactcGGATGTTGCGTGGTCCTAGGCGATGTAAGCAATGCGGGGCCGAGGGCCACAGCCGTAGTAGATGTCGTCAACGTGGTGGTCCAAGCAATCCGCAGTAG